The sequence below is a genomic window from Rhodococcus sp. 4CII.
GTTGACGAGGCCGTCGACGCGTCCGAACTCTTTCGTCGCCACGTCGACCGCGGCCTGCCACTGCTGCGGGTCGGTGACGTCGAGGTGGCTGTATCGCGCCCGGTCGCCCAGCCGGGCGACGGTGGCGTGTCCTTCGTCGTCGAGGACGTCGCCGATCACGACGCTGCCGCCCTCGTCGACGATGCGCTGCGCGAAGGCGGCGCCGAGCCCGCGTGACGCGCCGGTCACGATCACGACCTTCCCCGCCAGTTGCTGTGCGATCTCGGTCATCTCAGCTCACATCCTCGTTCTCGGAAATCTCGTTCGTCGGCGCGCGTCGGTTGCCGACCGCCCGAGTCTGCTGCGGGCATCGCCGCCGGGAAACGGGGTCTCCCGGTGATCGGAACAACTCGTAGCCACCGGAAACCCCGGCCCACTGTGATGTGGATTACCCGCTCACGTTCCGGACACGCCGGAGGGGCGGCTCTCCTCGACAGCCCACCGAAAGGCTCTTCTATGTCTCGTCGTGTCACGTCCACCGCCGCGGCGCTGATCACCGGCAGCGTCCTGTTCGCGGGTTTCGGTACGCCGGCGCTCGCTTCGGCGGACCCGCTGTCGCTGCCCGGAATCACGCTCCCCGGATTCGGTTCCGCCGACTTCGGGAGCGCGGGCCCGGTCGCCGAGACGCCGCGACTCGCGTCGGTAGACAACTTCCGCGACGTCGGGGGCACGGGACGGGGGTACGCCACCGCGCGTGGGGGACACGTGACGCGGGGAGTGTTCTACCGTTCGAACGCACTGGTCCCGAACGATCAGGATCTCGCCGTCCTCACCGGTCTCGGTCTGACGGCGGTGTACGACGTGCGCACCGTCGAAGAGGTCGCGGCGAAACCGGACCGGCTCCCGGCAGGCCCGCGATACCTGGGCATCCCCATCCTGTCGGGCGACCTGGGTGCGGCGGTCGCGCAACTGAAGTCGCCGGCCGACGCCGTCGCGTTCATGCAGCAGATGAACCGCAGCTTCGTCGACGACGCGGCCACCCGTGCGGGCTTCGCGAATCTTCTGACGTCACTGGCCGAGACGGCCGGACCGCAGGTCTTCCACTGCACGGCGGGCAAGGATCGCACCGGCTGGGCGTCCGCACTGCTGCTGAGCATCGCGGGCGTTTCGCAGGAGACCATCTTCGACGACTACCTGCTCACCAACGACTACACCGCCGCGTCGATGAAGGTCACGTACGACCAGATCGCCGCCAGCCGCGGGGAGGCGGTGGCGGCGATCTACCAGCCGTTGCTCGGGGTCGACCGGAGCTATCTGGAGGCAGGGCTGGGGCGCCTCACCGAGCGGTACGGCACGGTCGACCGCTACCTGACCGAGGGGCTCGGCCTCCGCCCGGCGACCATCGACCGGCTCCGGAGCAAGCTGCTGAGCTGAGTCGAGCGGTGCGTCAGGCGCCGATCGCGTCCGAGAGCGTCGTGAGCTGGTTGATCTCGGACGCGGTCAGCGTCACCGTCGGGGCGTCGAGCAGGGCGGGAAGTTGCTCGAGTCGGCTCGCGCTGGCGATCGGCGCGGTGATGCCGGGCCGGGTGAGGAGCCAGGCGAGCGCGATGGTGGAGATCTCCGCGGAGTGGGCGGCGGCGATCTCGGCCAGCGCGTCGACGACGGCGAGGCCCGATTCGGAGAAGTAGCGGGTCGCCATCCGCTGACGGGGTTGACCGTCCAGATCGGCCTGGGTGCGGTACTTGCCTGCGAGGAAGCCCGCGGCCAGGGAGTAGTACGGGAAGACGCCGAGGTTGTTCTCGCCGGCGATCGCCGCGACCTCGGGTTCGTAGTCGTGCCGGTGCACGAGGTTGTAGTGCGGCTGCAACGCGATCGGGGCCGCGAACCCGTTCTCCGCCGTGAGGGACAGCCATTCCCGGATGCGCTCGGGGGAGTAGTTGGAGATGGCGACGTAACGGACGAGGCCGTCGCGAACCAGTTCGTCGAAGGCGCCGAGTGTGTCGACGAGCGGGGTCTCGGCGTCGTCGAAGTGGGCGTAGTACACGTCGATGTGGTCGGTCTGGAGCCGCTTCAGGGACGCCTCGGCCGCGGCCCGGACGTTGGCGGGCGCCAAGCCCTTGAAATCCGGATGCCGGCTGACCTTGGTGGCGATCACCATGTGGTCGCGATTGCCTCGGGAGGACATCCAGTTGCCGAGGACGGTCTCCGACTCGCCGCCGGAGTTCCCCTCGGCGAACGCCGAGTACGAGTCGGCCGTGTCGACGAAGTTGCCGCCGCCCGCGGCGAACGCGTCGAGGATCTCGAACGACGTCGATTCGTCACTGGTCCAGCCGAAGGTGTTTCCGCCGAGGGCCAGGGGAAAGATGTCCAGATCCGACGTGCCGATCGCGACCACGGGTGCTCCGTTTCTTGGTGTGCTGTTTCTCGGTGTGCATGTGCGAAGGTGCGAAGAGTTCGGCTGACCACGCTATCGCAGCCGCGTAGCGAACGTGCGTCCGACTACCGAACGCCCTGTTTTCGGTGAACTCCCGGAATCGGACATGTGTGATCGAACCCAGCCCACCGCGACTCCACTGGCATACCGTGAAGGGGGTGCATGCGTTCCGGCGAGCCACGGAGTTGAGTGATGCAGGACCAGTCGATCGACGACCTCTTGAACACGGGCCTGTTCATCGACGGGCAGTGGCTCCACTCCAGCTCCGGCGAGACCCGGGCCTGCATCAATCCGGCCGACGGGTCGGTTGTCGCCACCGTCGACGAAGCAGCTCCGGACGACGCCACCCGTGCCGTCGCCGCGGCCCGCGCGGCCTTCGACGAGGGAACGTGGCCCCGCACCCCCGTCGCCGAGCGTGCGGCCCTGGTCGCGAGGATCGCCGATCTGCTCGAGCGGGACAAGGAGACGCTCGCGCGGATCGAGACACTCGACACCGGAAAGACGTTGGAGGAGAGCCGAATCGACATCGACGACGTGGTATCGGTGTTCCGGTACTACGCGAACCTCGCGGCCGTCGAGTCGGACCGCCTGGTGGATGTCGGCAGGCCCGACGTGATCAGCCGGGTGGTGCGGGAACCGATCGGCGTCTGCGTGCTCATCGCCCCGTGGAACTATCCGCTGCTGCAGATCTCGTGGAAGGTGGCACCCGCGCTGGCCGCCGGCTGCACTATGGTCCTCAAACCGAGCGAGGTGACCCCGCTCAGCACCATCGCGTTCGTCGAGTTGATCGTCGAGGCAGGCGCTCCGGCCGGGGTGGTGAACCTGGTGCAGGGCAGCGGCGCGGTGCTCGGTGCCGCGCTCACCGGGACCCCCGACGTCGATTTCGTCTCGTTCACGGGTGGGCTCGCCACCGGACGCGTCATCCTCGAAACCGCGGCGAAGAACGTCACGAAGGTGGCAGTGGAACTCGGCGGCAAGAATCCGCACATCGTCTTCGCGGACGCGGACGGCGACGATTCGGTGGACCAGGTGCTCACGGGGGTGTTCCTGCATTCCGGTCAGGTGTGTTCGGCGGGAACCCGGCTCATCGTCGAGGAATCCATCGCCGACCGGTTCGTGGCCGCGCTCGCCGCGCGCGCCGAGAAGATCCGCATGGGCAACGGTCTCGATCCCGCGAGCCGAACCGGCCCGTTGGTTTCCGAGGCGCACCGGGAGAAGGTGGAGCGGTACGTCGCGCTCGGGCTCTCCGAAGGTGCCCAGTTGGTGACGGGAGGCGCGCGGCCGTCGGATCCCGCGCTGGCGAAGGGGAGCTACTACCTCCCGACCATCTTCGATCACTGCGACCGCACCATGCGCCTCGTGCAGGAAGAGACATTCGGGCCCATCCTCACCGTCGAGCGTTTCACGACGGAGGAGGAGGCGTTGCGCCTCGGCAACGACACCGAGTACGGCCTCGCCGCCGGTGTCCGGACCGCCGACAGCGCGCGGGGCGAGCGGATGGTGCGCGGTCTGCGGCACGGCACGGTATGGCTCAACGACTTCGGCTACTACACCGCGGCCGCCGAATGGGGCGGTTTCAAGATGTCCGGGAACGGACGCGAACTCGGACCCGCCGGTCTGGCGGAATATCAGGAGACCAAACACATCTGGCACAACACCTCGCCCACCGCGGCGGGGTGGTTCGACAACGGCTAGGTCGGCGCACGGAGAGGCGAGAGAACCATGGCAACTCGGCACGGAGCAGTGGGTGACGACGGGACGCCGGGGGACAGCGGGCTCGGCGAACTGGGGTACAAGGAGGAACTGGATCGGAGCCTCGGCAAATTCGCCAGTTTCGCCGCGGGAGTCAGCTACATCTCGATCCTCACCGGCACCTTCCAACTGTTCTACTTCGGATTCGGCACGGCGGGCCCCGCGTACCTGTGGTCGTGGCCGATGGTGTTCGTCGGGCAGATGGCCGTCGCCCTGTGCTTCATGGAACTCGCGGCCAAATATCCCGTCGCCGGCTCGGTCTACAACTGGGCGAAACTGCTCGGCAGCAGGATCGTGGGATGGTCGTCGGGCTGGCTGATGCTCACGGCGTCGATCGTCACCCTGTCGGCCGTCGTGCTCGCACTGCAACTCAACCTGCCGCGGCTGTGGAGCGGATTCCAGATCGTCGGCGACGGCAGCGGTGAATACGACTTCGCGACCAACGCCGTCATTCTCGGCACGGTCATGATCGCGTTCACCACGGCGGTCAATGCGTTCGGCGTCAAGCTGATGGCACTCATCAACAGCACCGGCGTGTTCGTCGAATTGATCGCGGCCGTGCTCATCGCCGCAATCCTCGCCGCCAACGTCACCCGCGGTCCGGACGTGTTCTTCTCCACCCACGGGTACGGCGCCGGGGAGACCGGCGGCTATCTGAGCGTCTTCCTGGTGGCGTCCCTCGCGTCGGGGTACGTGATGTACGGATTCGACACCGCGAGTTCGCTCGGTGAGGAAACGGTCGATCCGCGGCGGACGGCGCCCAAGGCGATCCTGCGGGCGATCCTCGCGTCGTTCGTGATCGGTGGGGCGATCCTGGTGTTCGCGATCATGGCGGCACCCGACCTCGACGATCCACTGATCGGCAGTAGCGAGGGTGGCTTGCAGTACATCGTCGAGCAGGTGATGTGGGGACCGCTCGGCAAGGTCTTCCTCGTCTGCATCGTCATCGCCGTCACCGTGTGCTCGCTCGCGGTGCACGCCGCGGCCATCCGGCTCACGTTCGCGATGGCCCGCGACAACGCCCTGCCCTTCGGCGAGCGACTCGCCCACGTCAACCCGAAGCATCAGACGCCGGTGGTGCCCGCCATCGTGATCGGGGTGCTCGCGGCGTTCATCCTCGTCATCAACATCGGTCAGCCACAGATCTTCACGGTGCTGACGTCGATCGCGATCATCATGATCTACCTGGCGTACCTCATGGTCACCGGACCGCTGCTGAAGAAGCGGCTGCAAGGGCACTGGCCGCCGAAGGATCTCGCCGAGAAGGGCTACTTCACGATGGGCCGGTGGGGACTTCCCGTCAACATCTTCGCCGTGTTGTGGGGAGTGGGAATGGCGCTCAACCTCGCCTGGCCACGCACCGAGGTGTACGGCACGCCCTGGTACAACACGTGGGGTGCGTTCGTGTACATCGGCATCATCCTCGGGCTGGGACTCCTCTGGTACGCGGTGAAGGGGCGTAACCACATCGGATGTCTCGCCTCGCACGCGGCGTCGTCGAAGGACGAGACGACGGAGAGCGAACTGTCATGACGGACACCGTGTTCGACTACGTGATCGCCGGCGGCGGCACCGCCGGATGCGTACTCGCCGCACGGCTCAGCGAGGACCCGTCGGTGACCGTCTGCCTCGTCGAGGCCGGACCGTCCGACATCGGTGACCGCAACGTCCTGGACTTGTCGCAGTGGATGCACCTTCTGGACTCCGGGTACGACTGGGACTATCCGGTCGAGCCGCAGGAGAGGGGCAACAGCTTCATGCGGCACGCCCGCGCCAAGGTGCTCGGCGGATGCTCCTCCCACAATTCGTGTATCGCATTCTGGCCGCCCGCCGAGACGCTCGACGACTGGGCGGCGGCCGGCGCCACCGGCTGGGGAGCGGAGGATGTGCTCCCCCTGGTGGCGCGGGTCGAGAACAACGACGCCCCCGGCGACCAGCACGGACACGAAGGTCCCGTGCGGTTGCGCGACGTCCCGCCGAACGACCCGTGCGGCGTGGCCCTGCTCGAATCCGCGGCGAAGGCCGGGTTGCCGACGGTGCAGTTCAACCGCGGCACCACCGTCCTCGACGGGGCGGGCTGGTTCCAGATCAACGCGTCCGAGGACGGCACCCGGATGTCGACGTCACACGCTTACCTGCACCCGATTCTCGGATCCCGCCCGAATCTGGACGTGCGCACCGACTGCTGGGTCAGCGAAATCCTCATCGACGACGCGACCACGGCGACGGGCGTGCGGTACCGGCGACCCGATCTCACCGGCTACGACACCGTCTCGGCCCGCCGCGAGGTGATCGTCACCGCCGGGGCCATCGACACACCGAAACTGTTGATGCTCTCGGGGATCGGGCCGACGGTGCACCTGCGGGAGATGGGTGTGCGGGTTCGCGTCGACGCGCCGGGGGTCGGGCAGAACCTCGACGACCACGTCGAGGGGCTGGTGTTCTGGGACGCGTCCCGGCCGATGGTCGAGACGTCGACGCAGTGGTGGGAGATCGGATTGTTCGCCACCACGGTGAAGGGGTTGAACCATCCGGACCTGATGATGCATTACGGCAGTGTGCCGTTCGACATGAACACCCTCCGGTGGGGCTACCCCACGACCGACAACGGCTTCTGCCTCACCCCGAACGTCACGCAGGGACTGTCCCGCGGAACGGTGCGACTGCGTTCCCGCGACTTCCGGGACCGGCCGCGAGTGGACCCGCGGTATTTCACCGACCCCGACGGCCACGACGAGGCCGTGATGCTCGCCGGACTCCGGCTCGCGCGCCGCATCGCCGAGCAGGAACCCCTCCGCGGTTGGATTATGAGTGAGCTGGCACCCGGGAAGGAGGCAGAGACCGACGACGAACTGATCGACTATGCGCACCGGACGCACAACACGGTGTACCACCCGGCCGGGACCGCGCGCATGGGTGCGGTCGCCGATCCGATGGCCGTTCTCGATCCGGAGTTGCGGGTGAAGGGCGTCCGTAAACTGCGGGTGGTGGACGCGTCGGCCATGCCGAAGCTGCCGTACGTCAATCCCAACATCACGGTCATGACGATGGCCGAGAAGTGCGCCGATCTCATTCGCGGCGCCTGAACGGAGTGCCCCGGAGGCCCTGCGTGAACCGCTAGGTACTTTGAAGTCCTACTATCTCCCCATACCGGTAGAGAGACGGAAGGGCACGTCATGAATACTCCTGAACCAATCCTGGTGGTCGACGGCGCGAGGACCCCGATCGGCAGCTTCGGTGGCGCGTTCAAGGACGTCCCCGCCCACGAGCTCGGTGCCACCGCCGCGAAGGCCGCCCTGGCACGCGCCGGGGTGCCCGGCGCCGACATCGACGAGGTGGTGATGGGCTGCATCGGTCAGGTCGGGCCGGACGCCTACAACGCCCGCCGCGTCGCCCTGGCCGCCGGACTGCCCGACAAGACCCCGGCGTACACCGTGAACCGGCTGTGCGGATCGGGTCTGCAGGCGGTGTGGTCGGCGGCGCAGCAGATGCGCTGGGGTGGGGTGAACTTCGCCCTCGCCGGCGGCGACGAGAGCATGACCCGGATGCCGTTCTACGACTTCTCGGCCCGCTCCGGCTACAAGCTCGGCGACCGCAAGTTGGTGGACGGCACGGTCGCGATCCTGACCGACCCGTTCGGTGGGGTCCACATGGGCCGCACCGCCGAGGCCGTTGCCCGCAAGTACGACGTGAGCCGGCAGCAGCAGGACGAGTTCGCGGTCGAATCGCAGCGTCGCGCCGCCTCGGATGCGGCGCGGGCGGCGTTCGCGCAGGAGATCACCCCGGTCGAGATCGGGGGCCGGCGGCCGAAGACGATCGACACGGACGAGCACCCCAAGCCGGACACCACCCTCGAGGCGCTGGCGAAGTTGCGGCCGGCGTTCGAGGAGGGCGGCACGGTGACCGCGGGCAACGCGTCCGGGATCAACGACGGCGCCGCGGCGCTTGTGCTGGCGACCGGGTCGGCTGCGCAGGAGAAGGGTCTGACCGGGCTGGTCACCCTGGAGGCGGTCGCGACCGCGGCGATGGACCCCGCGCTGATGGGGTACGCCCCCGTGCTGGCGTTGCAGAATCTGTTCGAGCAGACCGGCACCACCCCGGGTGACATCGACGTGATCGAGTTGAACGAGGCGTTCGCGTCGCAGGCGGTCGCGGTGATCCGGGACGCGAAGCTGAACCCGGAGAAGACCAACCCGTACGGCGGGGCGATCGCGTTGGGGCATCCGGTGGGTGCGACCGGTGCGATCCTGAGCCTGCGCGTGGCGAAGGACCTGGTGCGCCGCGACCTCGAACTCGGCATCGTCACCATGTGCATCGGCGGCGGTCAGGCACTCGCCGCACTCTTCAAGCGCGTCTAGAAACAGGGTCGGCGATGAAAAAGCACGTTCCGTCGTGGCACGACGACGAGGTGAAGGCCCTGTCCGAACTCGCGGTCGGGTTCTTCGAGCGCGAGGTGGTCGCGCACAACGAGAAGTGGGACGCGCAGCACCGCATCGACCGCGAGGTGTGGATCGAGGCGGGCAAGCTCGGGTTGCTGTGCTGTTCGATCCCGGAGGAGTACGGCGGCGGGGGTGGCACGTTCGCGCACGACCTGGCCGTGTTCGAGGCCCAGGGCTACGCCGGTGACCTCGCGTTCGGGATCGCCGTGCATTCGGGCATCGTCCCGCACTACATCTACGAGTACGGCACCGAGGAGCAGAAGAAGGCGTGGCTGCCGGGGATGGCGAGTGGGCAGCTCCTGGGCGCCATCGGCATGACCGAGCCCGGCGCCGGCTCGGATCTCAAGGCGATCAAGACCACCGCGATCCGGGACGGCGACGAGTACGTGGTCAACGGGTCGAAGACGTTCATCACCAATGGTGCGTCGGCGGACGTGATCGTGCTGGTGGTGAAGACCGACCCGAAGGCCGGCGCGAAGGGGGTGTCGCTGCTGATCGTCGATCTGCGGGACTGTCCCGGATTCGTCGTGGGCCGGGTGCTGGACAAGGTCGGTCAGCACGGCGCGGACACGTCGGAGTTGTCGTTCACCGACGTGCGGGTGCCGGTGTCGAATCTGCTCGGCGAGGAGGGGCAGGGGTTCGGACAATTGATGGCGCAGTTGGTGCAGGAGCGGTTGATCATCGGTGCGCAGGCGTCGGGTGCGATGAATCGTGCCGTCGAGGACACGGTGGCGTACACGAAGTCGCGGCAGGCGTTCGGGCACAGTCTGTTCGAGTTCCAGAACACGGCGTTCGAGCTCGCCGAGTGCCAGACCATCGCCCGCACGTGTGCGGTGTTCCTCGACCATTGCATCGACGCGCACCTGCGTGGCGAGCTGGATCCGTCGGAGGCGGCGATGGTCAAGTACTGGCTCACCGAGCAGCAGTGCGCGGTGATCGACCGGTGTGTGCAGTTGCACGGCGGCTACGGGTACATGCGCGAATATCTGATCGCCCGGATGTACGAGGACGCCCGCGTCCAGAAGATCTACGCGGGCGCCAACGAGGTGATGAAGGGGATCATCGCGAAGTCGCTGTGACCCCAGGCTCGGACGACACCTCGTACGCGGCCTCGTCGAACCGGCCGAGCCGCCGCCGCATCCGGTCGGTCGACCACGGCCAGTTGAAGCTGTTGCGGCCGTTGACATCCAGGAAGTAGCTCTGGCAGCCACCGGCGTTGTACACGGTGGTGGCCAGGGCCTCCTGGACCTGGGCGTTGAACGCGTC
It includes:
- a CDS encoding APC family permease; amino-acid sequence: MATRHGAVGDDGTPGDSGLGELGYKEELDRSLGKFASFAAGVSYISILTGTFQLFYFGFGTAGPAYLWSWPMVFVGQMAVALCFMELAAKYPVAGSVYNWAKLLGSRIVGWSSGWLMLTASIVTLSAVVLALQLNLPRLWSGFQIVGDGSGEYDFATNAVILGTVMIAFTTAVNAFGVKLMALINSTGVFVELIAAVLIAAILAANVTRGPDVFFSTHGYGAGETGGYLSVFLVASLASGYVMYGFDTASSLGEETVDPRRTAPKAILRAILASFVIGGAILVFAIMAAPDLDDPLIGSSEGGLQYIVEQVMWGPLGKVFLVCIVIAVTVCSLAVHAAAIRLTFAMARDNALPFGERLAHVNPKHQTPVVPAIVIGVLAAFILVINIGQPQIFTVLTSIAIIMIYLAYLMVTGPLLKKRLQGHWPPKDLAEKGYFTMGRWGLPVNIFAVLWGVGMALNLAWPRTEVYGTPWYNTWGAFVYIGIILGLGLLWYAVKGRNHIGCLASHAASSKDETTESELS
- a CDS encoding tyrosine-protein phosphatase, whose amino-acid sequence is MSRRVTSTAAALITGSVLFAGFGTPALASADPLSLPGITLPGFGSADFGSAGPVAETPRLASVDNFRDVGGTGRGYATARGGHVTRGVFYRSNALVPNDQDLAVLTGLGLTAVYDVRTVEEVAAKPDRLPAGPRYLGIPILSGDLGAAVAQLKSPADAVAFMQQMNRSFVDDAATRAGFANLLTSLAETAGPQVFHCTAGKDRTGWASALLLSIAGVSQETIFDDYLLTNDYTAASMKVTYDQIAASRGEAVAAIYQPLLGVDRSYLEAGLGRLTERYGTVDRYLTEGLGLRPATIDRLRSKLLS
- a CDS encoding GMC family oxidoreductase, whose protein sequence is MTDTVFDYVIAGGGTAGCVLAARLSEDPSVTVCLVEAGPSDIGDRNVLDLSQWMHLLDSGYDWDYPVEPQERGNSFMRHARAKVLGGCSSHNSCIAFWPPAETLDDWAAAGATGWGAEDVLPLVARVENNDAPGDQHGHEGPVRLRDVPPNDPCGVALLESAAKAGLPTVQFNRGTTVLDGAGWFQINASEDGTRMSTSHAYLHPILGSRPNLDVRTDCWVSEILIDDATTATGVRYRRPDLTGYDTVSARREVIVTAGAIDTPKLLMLSGIGPTVHLREMGVRVRVDAPGVGQNLDDHVEGLVFWDASRPMVETSTQWWEIGLFATTVKGLNHPDLMMHYGSVPFDMNTLRWGYPTTDNGFCLTPNVTQGLSRGTVRLRSRDFRDRPRVDPRYFTDPDGHDEAVMLAGLRLARRIAEQEPLRGWIMSELAPGKEAETDDELIDYAHRTHNTVYHPAGTARMGAVADPMAVLDPELRVKGVRKLRVVDASAMPKLPYVNPNITVMTMAEKCADLIRGA
- a CDS encoding aldo/keto reductase, giving the protein MVAIGTSDLDIFPLALGGNTFGWTSDESTSFEILDAFAAGGGNFVDTADSYSAFAEGNSGGESETVLGNWMSSRGNRDHMVIATKVSRHPDFKGLAPANVRAAAEASLKRLQTDHIDVYYAHFDDAETPLVDTLGAFDELVRDGLVRYVAISNYSPERIREWLSLTAENGFAAPIALQPHYNLVHRHDYEPEVAAIAGENNLGVFPYYSLAAGFLAGKYRTQADLDGQPRQRMATRYFSESGLAVVDALAEIAAAHSAEISTIALAWLLTRPGITAPIASASRLEQLPALLDAPTVTLTASEINQLTTLSDAIGA
- a CDS encoding acyl-CoA dehydrogenase family protein, with the protein product MKKHVPSWHDDEVKALSELAVGFFEREVVAHNEKWDAQHRIDREVWIEAGKLGLLCCSIPEEYGGGGGTFAHDLAVFEAQGYAGDLAFGIAVHSGIVPHYIYEYGTEEQKKAWLPGMASGQLLGAIGMTEPGAGSDLKAIKTTAIRDGDEYVVNGSKTFITNGASADVIVLVVKTDPKAGAKGVSLLIVDLRDCPGFVVGRVLDKVGQHGADTSELSFTDVRVPVSNLLGEEGQGFGQLMAQLVQERLIIGAQASGAMNRAVEDTVAYTKSRQAFGHSLFEFQNTAFELAECQTIARTCAVFLDHCIDAHLRGELDPSEAAMVKYWLTEQQCAVIDRCVQLHGGYGYMREYLIARMYEDARVQKIYAGANEVMKGIIAKSL
- a CDS encoding aldehyde dehydrogenase family protein, with the protein product MQDQSIDDLLNTGLFIDGQWLHSSSGETRACINPADGSVVATVDEAAPDDATRAVAAARAAFDEGTWPRTPVAERAALVARIADLLERDKETLARIETLDTGKTLEESRIDIDDVVSVFRYYANLAAVESDRLVDVGRPDVISRVVREPIGVCVLIAPWNYPLLQISWKVAPALAAGCTMVLKPSEVTPLSTIAFVELIVEAGAPAGVVNLVQGSGAVLGAALTGTPDVDFVSFTGGLATGRVILETAAKNVTKVAVELGGKNPHIVFADADGDDSVDQVLTGVFLHSGQVCSAGTRLIVEESIADRFVAALAARAEKIRMGNGLDPASRTGPLVSEAHREKVERYVALGLSEGAQLVTGGARPSDPALAKGSYYLPTIFDHCDRTMRLVQEETFGPILTVERFTTEEEALRLGNDTEYGLAAGVRTADSARGERMVRGLRHGTVWLNDFGYYTAAAEWGGFKMSGNGRELGPAGLAEYQETKHIWHNTSPTAAGWFDNG
- a CDS encoding thiolase family protein — its product is MNTPEPILVVDGARTPIGSFGGAFKDVPAHELGATAAKAALARAGVPGADIDEVVMGCIGQVGPDAYNARRVALAAGLPDKTPAYTVNRLCGSGLQAVWSAAQQMRWGGVNFALAGGDESMTRMPFYDFSARSGYKLGDRKLVDGTVAILTDPFGGVHMGRTAEAVARKYDVSRQQQDEFAVESQRRAASDAARAAFAQEITPVEIGGRRPKTIDTDEHPKPDTTLEALAKLRPAFEEGGTVTAGNASGINDGAAALVLATGSAAQEKGLTGLVTLEAVATAAMDPALMGYAPVLALQNLFEQTGTTPGDIDVIELNEAFASQAVAVIRDAKLNPEKTNPYGGAIALGHPVGATGAILSLRVAKDLVRRDLELGIVTMCIGGGQALAALFKRV